One segment of Triticum aestivum cultivar Chinese Spring chromosome 2A, IWGSC CS RefSeq v2.1, whole genome shotgun sequence DNA contains the following:
- the LOC123184519 gene encoding vacuolar protein-sorting-associated protein 33 homolog, translating into MTGPRSVSASTLVPSDWDVYVGISRSRKRNVGVSLVGCKHAACRRMQPTNATLGRSLCSPGSLPRSSSFWPLGRNNAIPPNLSPDDIAYIFAGYAPLSIRLVQHAVRSGWRSIEELLKLLPGPHMDLKRGVSTINSSELLPGSGSQQSTDRVGHRSLVLVIFIGGVTSAEIAALRFLSAQEGMGYDFLVATTKVITGNTLLRPIIASSKEGMI; encoded by the exons ATGACTGGGCCACGGTCTGTGAGCGCCAGCACCCTTGTTCCTTCTGACTGGGATGTTTACGTTGGAATTTCGAGATCTCGAAAAAGAAACGTGGGAGTTTCGTTGGTGGGCTGCAAACACGCTGCCTGCCGTCGGATGCAGCCCACGAACGCCACGCTGGGACGTTCCCTCTGCAGCCCAGGCTCGCTCCCC cgCAGTTCAAGTTTTTGGCCTTTGGGACGCAACAATGCTATTCCGCCAAACCTTAG CCCTGATGATATAGCATACATCTTTGCTGGATATGCACCTCTTAGTATTCGCCTTGTTCAGCATGCAGTGAGGTCTGGATG GCGATCTATTGAAGAACTGTTGAAATTATTGCCAGGTCCTCATATGGATTTGAAAAGA GGTGTCTCGACCATTAATTCATCAGAATTACTACCAGGTTCCGGGTCACAACAGAGTACCGACAG GGTTGGTCATCGCTCCCTGGTTCTGGTTATATTTATTGGCGGTGTAACATCTGCTGAGATTGCTGCGCTTCGATTTCTTAGTGCACAG GAAGGAATGGGCTATGACTTCCTGGTTGCAACAACAAAGGTTATCACTGGCAACACATTACTGAGACCAATTATAGCCAGCAGCAAAGAGGGAATGATTTAG
- the LOC123187263 gene encoding wall-associated receptor kinase 2, which yields MTPLQETLLLLLVFHAALLTAAVSGAPSGPPEAKNCPSKCGEIDIPYPFGIGPGCSLSGRFALTCNETTSPPTLLRRDIKVANITLETAQMVVYTHLTYSCDLPSSKNTSKLTTTRVSAVLRVRNPFLLSASANVFTAIGCRSTARLRSRSVSDYLTGCITTCLRVNDTGDDGTPCSGHGCCETSLISRLNQVNVSWSTRALGSNPVPESPCQYAFVSTKGWYHFKKTDLIGNMTFINRLGHGPVVPVVLDWAIRDGTCPSAPEGDNSENVPYACVSAQSYCVNASNGARGYFCRCSKGYSGNPYIKNGCTNINECELRRSPNSTIYKNMYPCHGGRCHDREGDYECKCNFGRRGDGKSQKGCEFVVSTTAVAVIGTIGAIALLAVLLIFLHMENEKRKLRDCFNKNGGQLLKSLKVEIFTKEKLDHITNNYRCIIGQGAFGKVYKGATGARDNVRVAVKCSIPINQDWKKESFANEITIQSNISHRNLVQLLGCCLETEVPMLVYEYVPRGSLHDVLHGDNKEPLPLETRLDIAIYSAVALVYMHSEASQTSIILHGDVKSGNILLDDGFTPKVSDFGTSRLMSIDKDHTNWVVGDSSYIDPVYMKTGLLTEKSDVYSFGIVLLELLTRKKARYDGNHSLPLDYVKASMGGAVREMFDPEVASGGKENEECLEEVGKIAVQCLKEDVNDRPTMSEVAERLKMCKCRWLESGRKTNEICT from the exons ATGACACCGCTACAAGAAACCTTGCTCCTCCTACTTGTTTTCCATGCCGCGCTCCTCACCGCCGCCGTCTCCGGCGCGCCGTCTGGGCCACCCGAGGCAAAAAACTGCCCTAGCAAATGCGGGGAAATAGACATCCCCTACCCATTCGGCATCGGCCCCGGGTGCTCCCTGTCGGGCCGGTTCGCCCTCACATGCAACGAGACGACGAGTCCTCCCACCCTGCTCCGGCGCGACATCAAGGTCGCCAACATCACGCTGGAGACGGCGCAGATGGTGGTCTACACCCACCTGACCTATAGCTGCGACCTGCCGAGCAGCAAGAACACGAGCAAGCTCACGACCACGAGGGTGAGCGCGGTGCTCCGCGTTCGCAACCCGTTCCTGCTCTCGGCGTCGGCCAACGTGTTCACGGCCATCGGGTGCCGGTCGACGGCCAGGCTCAGGAGCCGCAGCGTCAGCGACTACCTCACCGGCTGCATCACGACGTGCCTAAGGGTGAACGACACCGGGGACGACGGCACGCCCTGCAGCGGACACGGCTGCTGCGAGACCTCGCTGATTTCCCGCCTCAACCAAGTCAACGTCAGCTGGAGCACGCGCGCGCTGGGCAGCAACCCTGTGCCTGAAAGCCCGTGCCAGTACGCCTTCGTCTCCACCAAAGGCTG GTACCATTTCAAGAAAACTGATCTAATTGGGAATATGACATTCATAAATAGACTTGGACATGGCCCCGTCGTTCCTGTTGTCCTTGACTGGGCAATACGGGATGGAACATGCCCGTCGGCGCCAGAGGGTGACAACAGTGAGAATGTTCCCTACGCATGTGTTAGCGCCCAGAGCTATTGCGTAAATGCCAGCAATGGAGCACGCGGCTATTTCTGCAGATGTTCTAAGGGATACAGTGGCAACCCATACATTAAAAATGGATGCACAA ATATTAACGAGTGTGAGCTACGGAGATCCCCAAACTCAACAATTTACAAGAACATGTATCCTTGTCATGGAGGGAGATGCCACGATAGAGAAGGTGACTATGAGTGTAAATGCAATTTCGGACGAAGAGGTGATGGTAAAAGCCAGAAGGGTTGTGAATTTGTAGTGTCCACGACTGCTGTAGCGGTGATAG GAACAATTGGTGCCATTGCATTACTCGCCGTGTTACTGATATTCTTACATATGGAGAACGAGAAAAGAAAACTGAGAGATTGTTTCAACAAAAACGGCGGACAATTACTCAAAAGCCTCAAGGTCGAGATCTTCACAAAGGAAAAGCTAGACCACATCACAAATAACTATCGCTGCATAATCGGCCAAGGCGCCTTCGGCAAGGTCTACAAGGGAGCCACGGGTGCCAGAGACAATGTACGGGTTGCCGTGAAATGCTCGATCCCCATCAACCAGGACTGGAAGAAGGAGTCTTTTGCGAATGAGATCACAATCCAGTCCAATATCAGCCACCGGAACCTGGTCCAACTGTTGGGTTGCtgcttggagacggaggtgcccatgCTGGTCTACGAGTACGTGCCCAGGGGGAGCCTCCACGACGTACTCCACGGTGACAATAAGGAACCTCTCCCGCTGGAAACACGCCTGGATATCGCTATCTATTCAGCAGTTGCGCTCGTTTACATGCACTCGGAGGCGAGTCAGACATCAATCATCCTCCACGGAGATGTGAAGTCGGGCAACATCCTCCTGGACGACGGGTTCACGCCCAAGGTGTCGGACTTCGGGACGTCGAGGCTCATGTCCATCGACAAGGACCACACCAACTGGGTGGTCGGGGACAGCAGCTACATCGACCCCGTGTACATGAAGACCGGGCTGCTCACCGAGAAAAGTGACGTGTACAGCTTCGGCATCGTACTACTGGAGCTCCTGACCCGGAAAAAAGCAAGGTATGACGGGAACCATAGCCTGCCACTGGATTATGTCAAGGCTTCCATGGGTGGGGCGGTGAGGGAGATGTTTGATCCAGAGGTTGCGTCTGGTGGGAAGGAAAATGAGGAGTGCCTTGAGGAGGTGGGCAAGATCGCGGTGCAGTGTCTCAAGGAGGATGTGAACGACAGGCCCACCATGAGTGAAGTGGCTGAGAGACTTAAAATGTGCAAGTGCCGGTGGTTGGAGTCTGGCAGGAAGACGAATGAGATATGCACTTAG
- the LOC123187262 gene encoding wall-associated receptor kinase 2, with amino-acid sequence MSVSLCYYIYIGYGYQRRPCVQSNLAMTLRQTLLLLLVFHASLATTAEFGEPFPPPAPASPEPKNCPAKCGEIDIPYPFGVGAGCSLSGRFVLTCNEMTSPPTLLTGTVKVASITLETAQMVVNTYLTYSCDVPTSNTTINHTSTDMALNVVTPFLLSPSENVFTAVGCSSTARIKGRGASPYLTGCITTCARVNDTGDDGTPCSGHGCCQASLTPNLTQVSVEWENRGGRSPVAENLCQYAFVATKGWYSFRKNDLIGNMTFANRLGSGPVVPVVLDWAVRDGTCPPTLEGNGKEIVPNGAACVSSESYCVNASHGAPGYFCNCSKGYTGNPYKKNGCTNIDECALRRSPNSTMYKNIYPCRGGTCHDTEGDYECKCNFGRRGDGKSDKGCEPVLSRPAVAVIGTIGAIALLFVLVIFLHMERENRKLRDRFNRNGGSFLKSAGIEIFTKDKLGRITNKYSCIIGKGAFGKVYKGTTDTGVVVAVKRSIIVNEDRQKDFANEITVQSKISHPNLVRLVGCCLETEVPMLVYEFVPRGSLQDVLHGNNHPLPLETRLDIAISSSEGLDYMHSQSQMVLHGDVKSGNILIDDSFTPKVSDFGTSRLMCIDKDHTNWVVGNSSYIDPVYMKTGLLTAKSDVYSFGIVLLELVTRKKARYGENRSLPMDYVKASKDGTARQLFDEEVSSNVEENMECLEDVGKIAVQCLEEDVNNRPTMGEVRKELEKCKTQWLRSQGRANEVIP; translated from the exons ATGTCAGTCAGTTTGTGTTACTATATATATATCGGTTATGGGTATCAGAGGAGGCCGTGCGTCCAAAGCAATTTAGCCATGACACTGCGACAAACCCTCCTCCTCCTACTTGTCTTCCATGCCTCGCTCGCCACGACCGCCGAGTTTGGCGAGCCGTTTCCGCCCCCAGCCCCGGCGTCGCCTGAGCCAAAAAACTGTCCTGCCAAGTGCGGGGAAATAGACATCCCCTACCCATTCGGCGTCGGCGCTGGATGCTCCCTGTCGGGCCGCTTCGTCCTCACCTGCAACGAGATGACGAGTCCTCCAACCCTGCTCACCGGCACAGTCAAGGTCGCCAGCATCACGCTGGAGACGGCGCAGATGGTGGTCAACACCTACCTGACCTATAGCTGCGATGTGCCGACCAGCAACACTACGATCAACCACACGAGCACCGATATGGCCCTTAACGTCGTCACCCCGTTCCTGCTCTCGCCATCCGAGAACGTGTTCACGGCCGTCGGGTGCAGCTCGACGGCGAGGATCAAGGGCCGCGGCGCGAGCCCCTACCTCACTGGCTGCATCACGACCTGTGCCAGGGTGAACGACACCGGTGACGACGGCACACCCTGCAGCGGGCACGGCTGCTGCCAGGCCTCGCTGACTCCTAACCTCACCCAAGTCAGCGTGGAGTGGGAGAACAGGGGAGGCAGAAGTCCTGTGGCTGAAAACCTGTGCCAGTATGCTTTCGTCGCTACCAAAGGCTG GTACAGTTTCAGAAAAAATGACCTGATTGGGAATATGACATTCGCCAATAGACTTGGAAGCGGCCCTGTTGTTCCAGTTGTTCTTGACTGGGCAGTTAGGGATGGAACATGCCCCCCGACTCTGGAGGGTAACGGCAAGGAAATTGTTCCTAACGGTGCCGCCTGTGTTAGCAGTGAAAGCTATTGTGTAAATGCAAGTCATGGAGCACCGGGCTATTTCTGCAATTGCTCCAAGGGATACACCGGTAATCCATACAAAAAAAATGGGTGCACAA ATATTGATGAGTGCGCATTACGACGATCACCAAATTCCACAATGTACAAGAATATCTATCCTTGCCGTGGAGGGACATGCCACGATACCGAAGGTGATTATGAGTGTAAGTGTAATTTCGGACGAAGAGGAGACGGCAAGAGTGACAAAGGTTGTGAACCCGTATTGTCCAGACCTGCAGTTGCAGTGATAG GAACAATTGGTGCAATCGCATTACTGTTCGTGCTAGTAATATTTTTGCACATGGAGCGAGAGAACAGGAAGCTGAGGGACCGATTCAACAGGAACGGCGGGTCGTTCCTCAAGAGCGCCGGGATCGAGATCTTTACCAAGGACAAGCTGGGTCGCATCACAAACAAGTACAGCTGCATCATTGGCAAAGGTGCCTTCGGTAAGGTCTACAAGGGGACCACCGACACCGGCGTTGTTGTTGCTGTGAAGCGCTCCATCATCGTCAACGAGGACCGGCAGAAGGATTTCGCGAATGAGATCACGGTCCAATCCAAGATCAGCCACCCAAACCTGGTCCGGCTCGTGGGTTGCTGcctggagacggaggtgcccatgTTGGTCTATGAGTTCGTCCCCAGAGGGAGCCTTCAGGACGTGCTTCACGGAAACAACCACCCTCTCCCACTGGAAACACGCCTCGACATTGCTATCAGCTCCTCTGAGGGGCTCGATTACATGCACTCGCAGAGCCAGATGGTCCTCCACGGTGATGTCAAATCTGGCAACATCCTCATCGACGACAGCTTCACGCCCAAGGTGTCGGACTTTGGGACGTCCAGGCTCATGTGCATCGACAAGGACCACACCAACTGGGTGGTCGGGAACAGCAGCTACATTGACCCCGTGTACATGAAGACCGGGCTGCTCACCGCTAAGAGCGACGTGTACAGCTTTGGTATCGTGCTACTGGAGCTCGTTACCCGAAAGAAGGCTAGGTACGGGGAGAATCGTAGCCTTCCGATGGACTACGTCAAGGCTTCCAAGGATGGCACGGCAAGGCAGCTGTTTGATGAGGAGGTTTCATCCAATGTTGAGGAGAACATGGAGTGCCTCGAGGACGTTGGCAAGATTGCAGTGCAATGTCTCGAGGAAGACGTGAATAACAGGCCTACCATGGGAGAAGTCAGGAAGGAACTTGAAAAGTGTAAGACACAATGGTTGCGAAGCCAGGGGAGGGCAAATGAGGTAATCCCCTAG